In Archangium violaceum, the following are encoded in one genomic region:
- the sitA5 gene encoding SitA5 family polymorphic toxin, translating into MGGRGAGSGHSGGPTAERERRTAPREPRPMVVVYAGLVEARGKTRVVARTQEEYQRAVAKLGHRFLVKGTPQETAQRLLQAMPEEELLAEVYRDKVLTLVPLNDKGPLVPEAEAALKVKYLRWCERRGGGDCLGLFADGPYLRTDDRRTLALALAFGSVLDETQAALGRELSPRAILSSLVWAAGLYLALWLFPDPSTKAVAAALSVVLLAWLGLDAMWGLVDGWASMAHRAHEATTFEELREAGESFGRVIGTDAARALILAVATLSGRTLGDVAAHVRSLPRFNQVQAQWAAQGMEGSVAMAMEEAAAVEVVVEESRALVVLTSPQVPVAINVLAKSGAGGHSGTVVIQHRGGNKQVVLGNGTRWHLPRGKSPNDIPAEDRLGDELQAAVREEAGRWSQARLTPEEREAIKAMRDAGKEHWANLLERQARGRWVERQVADRFPHLSWNSRGVDVTGPGGQNYHYEILSGTESNFALHGRRMASTFFRMIFF; encoded by the coding sequence ATGGGCGGCCGTGGGGCGGGGAGCGGCCACTCAGGGGGGCCGACAGCGGAGCGCGAGAGGCGCACGGCGCCGAGGGAGCCGCGGCCGATGGTTGTCGTCTACGCGGGCCTCGTCGAGGCGCGCGGGAAGACGCGAGTGGTGGCCCGCACCCAGGAGGAGTACCAGCGCGCGGTGGCGAAGCTCGGCCACCGGTTCCTCGTGAAGGGGACGCCCCAGGAGACAGCCCAGCGTCTGCTTCAGGCCATGCCGGAGGAGGAACTGCTCGCTGAGGTGTACCGCGACAAGGTGCTCACGCTGGTGCCGCTCAACGACAAGGGTCCGCTCGTGCCCGAGGCCGAGGCGGCGCTGAAAGTGAAGTACCTGCGCTGGTGCGAGCGGCGCGGAGGAGGTGACTGCCTGGGCCTCTTCGCGGATGGGCCCTACCTGCGCACGGACGACAGGCGGACTCTGGCTCTGGCCCTGGCCTTTGGTTCCGTGCTCGACGAGACGCAGGCGGCCCTGGGGCGGGAGCTGAGCCCGCGGGCGATTCTCTCGTCGCTGGTGTGGGCCGCGGGCCTGTATCTGGCGCTCTGGCTATTTCCCGATCCGAGCACGAAGGCAGTGGCGGCCGCGCTCTCGGTGGTGCTCCTGGCCTGGTTGGGCCTGGACGCCATGTGGGGCCTCGTGGACGGGTGGGCCAGCATGGCGCACCGGGCTCACGAGGCCACCACGTTCGAGGAACTGCGCGAGGCGGGCGAGTCCTTCGGGCGGGTGATTGGGACGGATGCGGCCCGGGCCCTCATTCTCGCGGTGGCCACCCTCAGCGGGAGGACGCTCGGGGATGTGGCCGCTCACGTGCGCTCGCTGCCGAGGTTCAACCAGGTGCAGGCGCAGTGGGCGGCCCAGGGCATGGAGGGCTCGGTGGCGATGGCCATGGAGGAGGCGGCCGCCGTGGAGGTGGTGGTGGAGGAGAGCCGCGCTCTCGTCGTCCTCACGTCTCCGCAGGTGCCCGTGGCAATCAACGTCCTGGCGAAGAGTGGTGCTGGCGGGCACTCGGGCACCGTGGTCATCCAACACAGAGGCGGAAACAAGCAGGTGGTCCTCGGCAACGGGACGCGATGGCACCTTCCACGGGGCAAGAGCCCCAACGACATTCCGGCGGAGGACCGACTGGGCGACGAGCTGCAGGCGGCCGTGAGGGAGGAGGCGGGGAGGTGGTCCCAGGCCAGGCTCACGCCGGAGGAGCGAGAAGCCATCAAGGCGATGAGGGACGCAGGAAAGGAGCACTGGGCGAATCTGCTGGAGCGGCAGGCTCGCGGGCGGTGGGTCGAGAGACAGGTGGCAGACCGCTTCCCGCACCTATCCTGGAATAGCCGCGGTGTGGACGTCACCGGACCGGGCGGCCAGAACTACCACTACGAGATCCTGTCTGGTACGGAGTCCAACTTCGCGCTGCACGGGCGACGAATGGCGAGCACCTTCTTTCGCATGATCTTCTTCTGA
- the dnaE gene encoding DNA polymerase III subunit alpha, with amino-acid sequence MSFTHLHLHSLYSLLDGAIRMKDLIKTVKEKGMTSVAVTDHGNMFATIDFYKKAKDAGIKPIIGMETYVAGPKGRKDRSEKVGHHLILLAKNKEGYDNLKYLSSMAYREGFYYHPRIDKELLKDHSKGLFALTACLGGEVTGAAFRGDMDHARRAALEYKGIFEPEHFFLEVQSNGMPEQEKANENLKQLSRDLSIPLCATADAHYIKKEDARAHELLMCIASGKTLADGKRMKHSTDKLYVTSPQEMLEYFKDTPEAVHNTQRIVEQINLELKLGKPMLPTFQVPDSHSPDSFMAELARANLEERFKEIDLARFRAGQPPVDREPYKARLELEIGVIQKMGFSGYFLIVQDFINWAKQNGIPVGPGRGSGAGSLVAYCLRITDLDPLPYNLLFERFLNPERVSMPDFDIDFCQDRRDEVIKYVGRKYGENNVGQIITFGSLKAKSVLRDVCRVFALPFSEGDRIAKLVPEVLGITLKDAIEQEPRLKEMMEKPTAIGQVDGKDVTTKDVLEIALALEGLHRQPGMHAAGVVIADKPLWEFVPTYQPPGEDTLITQFAKDEVEAAGLVKFDFLGLKTLTVIQNALNLINRNPPDGKPILREDIPLVGDEAVWKLMAEGDTAGVFQMESSGFTEMVMKLKPSCFEDVVAAGALYRPGPLDSGMVDVFINRKHGREPVVYPHPALEPVLKDTYGVIVYQEQVMQISQVLGGYTLGRADLLRRAMGKKKAEVMQAERAGFLEGCKKNNVDLKVAGEIFDLMEKFAEYGFNKSHSAAYGLVTIHTAWLKAHYRVEFMAALLTSEKDNTDKVVLHIGEARQSGVQVLPPDVNQSDMAFGAVEGKIRFGLGAIKGVGEGAIESIVEARKEGPFKSLFDFCERVDSRKVNRKVLEALVKAGAFDFENRPRRQLFESIERAMSRGSSSQKDKAAGQSSLFGMLGGGGSSGGAMKDDYVQVEEWSEKERLALEKEAIGFYVSGHPLHQYDKELKRYARPITAVQRARKDEKITIAGIVAALRERPTKTGKRMAWVTLEDLSGSIELVCFPGKDGTRNVMGKDGKWTKAGPKPGFEHWEPLLKSDDPILVTGTVQINQRDEDTPVAELIVEDIQSLRAVREKRTKRLELRLPVDLATDERLAKLAEIAKQYAGATPVAVSLLFTNEAEALIGNTALKVQVSDELIQSVERLFGMKVVEFG; translated from the coding sequence ATGTCCTTTACCCATCTGCACCTGCACTCCCTGTACTCGCTCCTCGATGGGGCGATCCGGATGAAGGACCTCATCAAGACGGTGAAGGAGAAGGGGATGACGAGCGTGGCCGTGACGGATCACGGCAACATGTTCGCCACCATCGACTTCTACAAGAAGGCCAAGGACGCGGGCATCAAGCCGATCATCGGCATGGAGACCTACGTCGCCGGTCCCAAGGGCCGCAAGGACCGCTCGGAGAAGGTGGGCCACCACCTCATCCTGCTGGCCAAGAACAAGGAGGGGTACGACAACCTCAAGTACCTCTCGTCCATGGCCTACCGCGAGGGCTTCTACTACCACCCGCGCATCGACAAGGAGCTGCTCAAGGACCACAGCAAGGGTCTCTTCGCGCTCACCGCGTGCCTGGGTGGTGAAGTCACCGGCGCGGCCTTCCGCGGGGACATGGACCACGCCCGCAGGGCGGCCCTCGAGTACAAGGGCATCTTCGAGCCCGAGCACTTCTTCCTCGAGGTGCAGTCCAACGGGATGCCCGAGCAGGAGAAGGCCAACGAGAACCTCAAGCAGCTGAGCCGGGACCTCTCCATCCCCCTGTGCGCCACCGCGGACGCGCACTACATCAAGAAAGAGGACGCGCGCGCGCACGAGCTCCTCATGTGCATCGCCAGCGGCAAGACGCTCGCCGATGGCAAGCGCATGAAGCACTCCACGGACAAGCTCTACGTCACCAGTCCCCAGGAGATGCTGGAGTACTTCAAGGACACCCCCGAGGCCGTCCACAACACCCAGCGCATCGTCGAGCAGATCAACCTGGAGCTGAAGCTGGGCAAGCCCATGCTGCCCACCTTCCAGGTGCCCGACAGCCACAGTCCGGACAGCTTCATGGCGGAGCTGGCGCGCGCGAACCTCGAGGAGCGCTTCAAGGAGATCGACCTGGCGCGCTTCCGCGCCGGCCAGCCTCCCGTGGACCGCGAACCCTACAAGGCCCGCCTGGAGCTGGAGATCGGCGTCATCCAGAAGATGGGGTTCAGCGGCTACTTCCTCATCGTCCAGGACTTCATCAACTGGGCCAAGCAGAACGGCATCCCGGTGGGGCCGGGCCGTGGCTCGGGTGCCGGCTCGCTGGTGGCCTACTGCCTGCGCATCACCGACCTGGATCCGCTCCCGTACAACCTGCTCTTCGAGCGCTTCCTCAACCCCGAGCGCGTGTCGATGCCGGACTTCGATATCGACTTCTGCCAGGACCGGCGCGACGAGGTCATCAAGTACGTGGGGCGCAAGTACGGGGAGAACAACGTCGGGCAGATCATCACCTTCGGCTCGCTCAAGGCCAAGAGCGTGCTGCGCGACGTGTGCCGCGTGTTCGCGCTGCCCTTCAGCGAGGGCGACCGCATCGCCAAGCTGGTGCCCGAGGTGCTCGGCATCACCCTCAAGGACGCCATCGAGCAGGAGCCGCGTCTCAAGGAGATGATGGAGAAGCCCACCGCCATCGGGCAGGTGGACGGCAAGGACGTCACCACCAAGGACGTGCTGGAGATCGCCCTCGCGCTGGAGGGCCTGCACCGCCAGCCCGGCATGCACGCGGCCGGCGTCGTCATCGCCGACAAGCCGCTGTGGGAGTTCGTCCCCACCTACCAGCCTCCGGGTGAGGACACCCTCATCACCCAGTTCGCCAAGGACGAGGTGGAGGCCGCGGGCCTGGTGAAGTTCGACTTCCTCGGCCTCAAGACGCTCACCGTCATCCAGAACGCGCTCAACCTCATCAACCGCAACCCGCCGGACGGCAAGCCCATCCTGCGCGAGGACATCCCGCTGGTGGGGGACGAAGCGGTCTGGAAGCTGATGGCCGAGGGCGACACGGCCGGCGTCTTCCAGATGGAGTCCAGCGGCTTCACCGAAATGGTGATGAAGCTCAAGCCGTCCTGCTTCGAGGACGTCGTCGCCGCCGGCGCGCTCTATCGCCCGGGTCCGCTCGACTCGGGCATGGTGGACGTCTTCATCAACCGCAAGCACGGCCGCGAGCCGGTGGTCTACCCGCACCCCGCCCTGGAGCCCGTCCTCAAGGACACCTACGGCGTCATCGTCTACCAGGAACAGGTGATGCAGATCTCCCAGGTGCTGGGAGGCTACACCCTGGGCCGCGCGGACCTGCTGCGCCGCGCGATGGGCAAGAAGAAGGCCGAGGTCATGCAGGCCGAGCGGGCCGGCTTCCTCGAGGGCTGCAAGAAGAACAACGTCGACCTGAAGGTCGCCGGGGAAATCTTCGACCTCATGGAGAAGTTCGCCGAGTACGGCTTCAACAAGAGCCACTCGGCGGCCTACGGCCTGGTCACCATCCACACGGCGTGGCTCAAGGCGCACTACCGCGTGGAGTTCATGGCGGCCCTTCTCACCAGCGAGAAGGACAACACCGACAAGGTGGTGCTGCACATCGGCGAGGCGCGCCAGTCGGGCGTGCAGGTGCTGCCGCCGGACGTGAACCAGTCGGACATGGCCTTCGGCGCGGTGGAGGGGAAGATCCGCTTCGGCCTGGGCGCCATCAAGGGCGTGGGCGAGGGCGCCATCGAGTCCATCGTCGAGGCGCGCAAGGAGGGGCCCTTCAAGAGCCTGTTCGACTTCTGCGAGCGCGTGGACTCGCGCAAGGTGAACCGCAAGGTGCTGGAAGCGCTGGTGAAGGCCGGGGCCTTCGACTTCGAGAACCGCCCGCGGCGGCAGCTCTTCGAGAGCATCGAGCGCGCGATGAGCCGCGGCTCCAGCAGCCAGAAGGACAAGGCCGCCGGGCAGAGCTCGCTCTTCGGCATGCTGGGCGGTGGCGGCTCGAGCGGCGGCGCGATGAAGGACGACTACGTCCAGGTGGAGGAGTGGTCGGAGAAGGAGCGCCTGGCGCTGGAGAAGGAGGCCATCGGCTTCTACGTGTCGGGCCACCCGCTGCACCAGTACGACAAGGAACTCAAGCGCTACGCACGGCCCATCACCGCGGTGCAGCGCGCGCGCAAGGACGAGAAGATCACCATCGCCGGCATCGTGGCGGCGCTGCGCGAGCGGCCCACCAAGACGGGTAAGCGCATGGCGTGGGTGACGCTGGAGGACCTGTCGGGCTCCATCGAGCTGGTGTGCTTCCCGGGCAAGGACGGCACGCGCAACGTGATGGGCAAGGACGGCAAGTGGACGAAGGCGGGACCCAAGCCCGGCTTCGAGCACTGGGAGCCGTTGCTCAAGAGCGATGACCCCATCCTCGTGACGGGCACGGTGCAGATCAACCAGCGCGACGAGGACACGCCGGTGGCGGAACTCATCGTCGAGGACATCCAGAGCCTCAGGGCGGTGCGGGAGAAGCGCACCAAGCGGCTGGAGCTGCGGCTGCCGGTGGACCTGGCCACGGACGAGCGGCTGGCGAAGCTGGCGGAGATCGCCAAACAGTACGCGGGGGCCACGCCGGTGGCGGTCAGCCTGCTGTTCACCAACGAGGCCGAGGCGCTCATCGGCAACACCGCGCTCAAGGTGCAGGTGAGCGACGAGCTCATCCAATCCGTGGAGCGGCTCTTCGGCATGAAGGTGGTCGAGTTCGGCTGA
- a CDS encoding Spy/CpxP family protein refolding chaperone, with protein sequence MTTKNKLLVAGSAVLAFVLLSGFRGGHFGGPRDPERVKQMITWRMDDRLEDLKATDAQKQALHGLKDSLFEDGKRLFAEQKGARAEMLEQWESPNPDARAVHSLVDERVDAFRAFAHKVADAALEAHRILTPEQRQQVTSEVREHMNAR encoded by the coding sequence ATGACCACGAAGAACAAGCTGCTCGTCGCCGGTTCCGCCGTCCTCGCCTTCGTCCTCCTCTCCGGCTTCCGCGGGGGCCACTTCGGCGGCCCGCGCGACCCCGAGCGCGTGAAGCAGATGATCACCTGGCGGATGGATGACCGGCTGGAGGACCTGAAGGCCACGGACGCCCAGAAGCAGGCCCTCCACGGGCTGAAGGACTCGCTCTTCGAGGACGGCAAGCGCCTCTTCGCGGAGCAGAAGGGCGCGAGGGCCGAGATGCTGGAGCAGTGGGAGTCGCCCAACCCGGACGCCAGGGCCGTGCATTCGCTGGTGGACGAGCGCGTGGACGCCTTCCGGGCCTTCGCTCACAAGGTGGCCGATGCCGCCCTGGAGGCCCACCGCATCCTCACCCCGGAGCAGCGCCAGCAGGTGACGTCCGAGGTCCGTGAGCACATGAACGCCCGCTAG
- a CDS encoding crotonase/enoyl-CoA hydratase family protein: MTAAYQSLRIEQADGIAEVVLTGPGKGNALGPDFWREMPEVLRTLDADDSVRVVLLRGEGAHFTYGLDLTAMMESLGPLLVGEGNLALERTRLLQLIERMQAATEGLARCRKPVLAAVHGWCIGGGIDLIAACDFRYCSREAKFSLREVRVGITADLGALQRLPRIIGEGNTRELAYTGGDIDADRALQMGLVNRVFATPDELLVEARATARKIAENPPLVVQGAKQVMEYCADKSVADGLRYVAVWNSAFLQSHDLAEAFAAYAERRPPRFQGR, encoded by the coding sequence ATGACGGCCGCATACCAGTCTCTTCGTATCGAGCAGGCGGATGGCATCGCCGAGGTGGTGCTCACCGGCCCTGGCAAGGGCAACGCGCTCGGGCCGGACTTCTGGCGCGAGATGCCCGAGGTGCTCCGGACGCTCGACGCGGATGACTCGGTGCGCGTCGTCCTCCTGCGAGGCGAGGGCGCTCACTTCACCTACGGCCTGGACCTGACGGCGATGATGGAGTCGCTCGGGCCGCTGCTGGTGGGGGAGGGGAACCTCGCGCTCGAACGCACCCGGCTCCTGCAACTCATCGAGAGGATGCAGGCCGCCACCGAGGGGCTCGCCCGCTGCCGCAAGCCGGTGCTGGCCGCGGTGCATGGCTGGTGCATCGGTGGTGGTATCGACCTCATCGCCGCGTGCGACTTCCGCTACTGCTCGCGCGAGGCGAAGTTCTCCCTGCGCGAGGTGCGCGTGGGCATCACCGCGGACCTCGGTGCGCTCCAGCGGTTGCCGCGCATCATCGGCGAGGGGAACACGCGCGAGCTCGCCTATACCGGCGGCGACATCGACGCGGACCGTGCCCTCCAGATGGGACTGGTGAACCGGGTCTTCGCCACCCCCGACGAGCTGCTGGTCGAGGCGCGCGCCACCGCGCGGAAGATCGCCGAGAACCCGCCCCTGGTGGTCCAGGGCGCCAAGCAGGTGATGGAGTATTGCGCGGACAAGTCCGTGGCGGACGGTCTGCGCTACGTGGCGGTGTGGAACTCCGCCTTCCTTCAGTCGCATGACCTCGCCGAGGCCTTCGCTGCATACGCCGAGCGGCGGCCTCCGCGCTTCCAGGGGAGATGA
- a CDS encoding SDR family oxidoreductase — protein MAQGVFRDGLLAGKVAFVTGGSSGINLGIAEAFVKAGAKVVINGRNAEKLEAAVKGLQAHGTAMGVPADVRNYEAVEKAFQAAHDAYGEIDILVCGAAGNFPAPALGMSSNGFKSVLEIDVLGTFNACRAAYEHLRKPGASVINISAPQAYLPMAMQAHVCAAKAGVDMITRTLAIEWGGAGVRLNSITPGPIDDTEGMRRLAPSDDAREKLTRALPLARFGTKQDISQLALFLASDAASYITGSIMVCDGGQSLLGSGLMLQAMGM, from the coding sequence ATGGCACAGGGTGTTTTCCGGGACGGGCTGTTGGCGGGCAAGGTGGCGTTCGTCACCGGCGGCAGCAGCGGTATCAACCTCGGCATCGCCGAGGCGTTCGTGAAGGCGGGCGCCAAGGTCGTCATCAACGGCCGCAACGCGGAGAAGCTGGAGGCGGCCGTGAAGGGTCTCCAGGCGCACGGCACCGCCATGGGCGTGCCCGCCGACGTCCGCAACTACGAGGCCGTGGAGAAGGCCTTCCAGGCGGCCCATGACGCGTACGGGGAGATCGACATCCTCGTGTGCGGCGCGGCGGGCAACTTCCCCGCTCCGGCGCTCGGCATGTCCTCCAACGGCTTCAAGTCGGTGCTGGAGATCGACGTGCTGGGCACCTTCAACGCGTGCCGCGCCGCCTACGAGCACCTGCGCAAGCCGGGCGCCTCCGTCATCAACATCTCCGCGCCCCAGGCCTACCTCCCCATGGCCATGCAGGCCCACGTCTGCGCCGCCAAGGCCGGCGTGGACATGATCACCCGCACCCTCGCCATCGAATGGGGTGGGGCGGGTGTGCGCCTCAACTCCATCACCCCCGGCCCCATCGACGACACCGAGGGCATGCGCCGGCTCGCCCCCAGCGATGACGCCCGCGAGAAGCTCACCCGCGCCCTGCCCCTGGCTCGCTTCGGCACCAAGCAGGACATCTCGCAACTCGCGCTTTTCCTGGCGTCGGATGCGGCCTCATACATCACCGGCTCCATCATGGTTTGCGATGGTGGCCAGTCTTTGCTCGGCTCTGGCCTCATGCTCCAGGCCATGGGGATGTGA
- a CDS encoding aldo/keto reductase, translating to MIHRALGNSGTRVSVLGFGAGPVGSPELSESEAEALLNGVLDAGINLLDTAPSYGQSEERKGLDWSELALRFAAFAPGVESCIVGTTKVENLQRNLRAVEKGPLPDALVDRIRGAFRRHDQGWDGLI from the coding sequence ATGATTCATCGAGCTCTGGGCAACAGCGGCACGCGGGTCTCCGTCCTGGGATTCGGAGCGGGGCCCGTGGGCAGCCCGGAGCTGTCCGAGTCCGAGGCGGAGGCCCTGTTGAACGGGGTGCTGGACGCGGGCATCAACCTGCTCGACACGGCGCCCAGCTACGGGCAGTCCGAGGAGAGAAAGGGTCTGGACTGGAGCGAGCTGGCCCTGCGCTTCGCCGCCTTCGCGCCCGGAGTGGAGAGTTGCATCGTGGGCACCACGAAGGTGGAGAACCTCCAGCGCAACCTGCGCGCCGTGGAGAAGGGCCCGCTGCCCGACGCCCTGGTGGACCGCATCCGGGGTGCGTTCCGGCGGCACGACCAGGGCTGGGACGGGCTCATCTGA